AGATTTTTCCTCTTTTATTGAGAATAATTTTTGTACATGCTTGGGTAGCAGGGTGTAGTTTGCATTGAACATAATTTTgcattgcaaaaactgaaatctaagtaaaattaaattcttcaaataagggtgatatttgcttattttctgtctgataagataattctcctcactaagcagattttatgtttgtgaagtgaattatatttatatagcgcttttctcaagtaactcaaagcgcttttacattgtgaaacccaacatctaagttacatttaaaactagtgtaggtggcactgggagcaggtgggtaaaatttcttgccaaaggacacaacggcagtgactaagatggtgcaagcggggattcgaacctgaaaccctcaagttgctggcacggccgctctagcaaccgagctataccgcctcagaGTTAggctgttttacttgttttaagggttttggtcctaaattatctcagtaagatattacagcttgttgctgagatttgatgacttatattaaataaaacatgcttgaaactagaatatcaactgttgcaaagctgtgtcatcaacactcacaaatataaaactactttttcaaagtaatcatttcttagttcaagcataaaaaaaaatcatgatgccgagcgtgtgtcattatgtcaagataatggcactagcatttacttaatttaagaatatttttgaacatattgagcaaaaaggtctcatttgtttttctaccaagaaaagtgtacttgttattagtgagaatatacttatttaaggtattttgggttcattgctgttagctaattttacttgttatggaaagtcttgacaagccgaattttcttgttctattggcagataattttctttagttcaagtaaaatacccctaatttttaattttttttttcttgtttttgaacactgactttttgcagttcaaaagcaccaaatcattgaattccaatctttttgatttaataaataaagttctCTCTGTATCTAACATTATGTAATCATCTAACAGTAATACGGTTAGTGAATAAACCATACTTTTGTCATTTTTtgcccatatttctacacaacaaCTCAGACCTAACAGAGTAGTCACCTGTAATTTATTCCTGTTCTCATGGTTGATGACAAAAAAGTGTTCTATTCTATTGTAGATATGGTAATACCAcagagcagtagagaatatggattGATTACCTAAattagatttccagttcattttatcatttattattttttattttctgttaATTGTAACCCTAAAAAGTGGATGGATGCATGTGTAGACAAACAGGGGCGTAGCACAGCATTGTGGGCCTCTATACGCAATGTATTCAAGTCTGCATTTTCTTTCATCTTGAGCATAGTAAGTGCAGCCTCTCACCAATAAACGCACGTttggcagtaaaaaaaaaaattgtggtctCAATGTAGATGGACTGCAGGGCTGCATCTAAATGGCCCAAAAAAGGGTTAGTGCATGGGTTGGAACATGATAACAAGAAGGTAAATGAGAATGTCTCCGTGGTGATTCcccatatatccattcatccatccatcaatttcctaccgcttgtctctcccTAGGTCGcctatccatctattttttaccgcttctccctttcggggtcaaCTGCACTCAGGCAAAAGGCCACCTCAtagcaggaccaacacagatagacgaataacattcgcactcacattcacacactagggccaatttagtgttgccaatcaacctatccccaggtgcatgtctttggcggtgagaggaaggcggagtacccaGAGTGAagttgagtgaattatatttatatagcgcttttctctagtgactcaaagcgctttacatatccatccatccatccattacctacagccctattcccttttgggttgtggggggcgctggtgcctatctcagctacaattgggcggaaggcggggtacaccccggacaagtagctacctcatcgcagggccaacacagataaacagacaacattcacactcacattcacacactagggccaatttagtgttgccaatcaacctatccccaggtgcacgtctttggaggtgggaggaagccggagtacccggagtgaagtgaagtgaattatatatatatacagaggtgggtagagtagccaaaaactgtactcaagtaagagtactgttactttagagatttattactcaagtaaggagtagtcacccaaatatttacttgagtaaaagtaaaaagtatgttgtgaaaaaactactcaagtactgagtaactgatgagtaacctgattacggcaacaaataaataatgcacaaaaacataaaaatagcaatgagcaaattcagagccaggaatatctcttaagcaactaaaacaataatatatattaaataataatacattaaaaaaaaaaaaggcaaattgagccacaataacttaacagcaccataggctcagtaggcattcattaattgattgactgaaacttgtattagtagattgcacagtacagtacatattccgtacaattgactactaaatggtaacaccccaataagtttttcaacgtcaatcaattatttaataaatgaccaagtcggggtgatctacctcatatatacatatacacacacatatcatatatatacacacacatatcatatatattaatatgtccagggtgtaccccgccttccgcccgattgtagctgagatagatgcCAGCGCCTCCTGCGAcctcaaaaggaaataagcggtaggaaatggatggatggatggatatatatatatatatatatatatatatatatatatatatatatatatatatatatatatatatatatatatatatatatatatattatatatatatacggtatataatttatatttattttgccttttttttacatgttaaaggtgttttaatgaatatacatgcatgtttaacacatagattcctatctttcatgaagtcaagaatataagttggtgtattacctgattctgatgacatgcattgattggaatcagacagtagtgctgaaaacgtccacgttttcaaatggaggagaaaaaagttctacctttctgtctaatactacaggaaagtcgttggtttttggcatcttatttgtccagcttctatattcgtttttacacactttacaataaatacattggcggcaaactctgtagcttcgtagcttgtttgcgctggctttcggagactcttattttgttagcgcaggcgctatggagcggcacttttattgtgaagacaggaactgtgcgatcagcctttaggtttttgacaggaagtacggttgaaataaaaagtgtcttttttcctttacacttttgattgattgattgaaacttttattagtacagtacatatttcgaacaattgaccactaaatggtaacaccccaataagtttttcaacgtttttaagtcggattcgacgtgtgacggtcacgtgaccgcctggctctgtttgattggtccaacgtcaccagtgactgcatgtgattggtgaaacgcaggcatgcgtatcctactttgaaaaaccaaaacaaacattaatagatcgataaaaaaaaaaagtagcgagtaacgagctgaatgtacatgaatggagcggagtaaaagtagcgtttcttctctataaatatactcaagtaaaagtaaaagtatgttgcataaaaactactcttagaagtacaatttatcccaaaagttactcaagtagatgtaacggagtaaatgtagcgcgttactacccacctctgtatatatagcgcttttctctagtgactcaaagcgctttacatagtgaaaccaaatatctaagtttcatttaaaccaatgcggttggcactgggagcaggtgggtaaagtgtcttgcccaaggacacaacggcactgatcGGGATGGTAGAAGCTGAGAtgaaacctggaaccctcaagttgctggcacggcactctaccaaccgtgaCATAAGGAGGAAACCCTAGCAATCacgaacatgcaaacgccacacagaaaggcCCCGAgcctgggaatcgaacccaggaccttagtAAATCGCTCGCAGCCCGCCATTTAATAGTACATCCCATTTTAAAGATTGTGCATGCTGTTTAGCGCATGGTATTTGTATCTAAGTAACAGCACCACTGTGTATGATAATAAAGACGTTTTCTTCTGTGCTTGGGGCCCCGGTACAACATCCCCATATACCACTTTAACTTACCTACAGACAAATGATGTGACTTAAATGTCAAACTTTAAGAggaaataatacatatttttgtgATGTCACGGCAGTGTTAAAATAGTTTCTGACACTCGAGGTTGTTGCCCTCTTTTGATTAGACCGTCTCTCTAGTATTTTATGGCTGGGACTGACCTATGCTCTCCCATTTGCTATTACACACACCCTATAATATACTGTAGGAGGCAGGCTTTgcaagcacaaacacacacaaacacacacacacatacacacacacatacacacacactcacacgcacgcatgcacacacacaaacacacacacacatacacacacataggcacacacacactcacacgcacgcatgcacacacacacacacacacacacacacacacacacacataggcacacatacacacacagaggcGTATCTCATTACCACCTTACATAGTGCAGGCAGTGGGCATTGCAAAAGGAGTCATGAAAGAGAGCTTTCCACAgatagagcgagagagagagacagagatcgagagagagagagagagagggtgatagagagagagaaagagcaaGAGAGGAGGCAGTGGGAGAGTCAGTATTACACAGTACAGAGACATTCAGCAATAGAACAGGCAATGCATACACTCAGATAGACTGTGCCTGAGCCAGTGCATTTATctgcgtgcctgtgtgtgtgagagagaaagagagctTAGTGCGTTTCCACGGTTGTCCTGAGGCCGTGGCAGCCATGGCATCAGAGGCAAACACCCAGTCCAGTGTGATGTTCCAGACCTCCGACAAAGCGGAGGAGCCAGGACACCGAAAGCTGGGCAAGCTGACCGTCAAGTACAATCGCAAGGATCTGCAAAGGAGGCTGAATATCGAGGAGTGGATAGACGAGCAACTGCACCTGCTCTTTGACTGTGAGGTAGGTgggaggcacacacacacacacacaaacacacacacacacacacacacacacacacacacacacacacacacacacacacacacacacacacacacacacacacacacacacacacacacacacacacacacacacacatcactctCAGACTACCTTGACTCCATGAGCAGTGAAGGTACCTAGTGAGGTGGTGACCTTGTAtctatcattattttattttaatcttctatttttttctcccattcccctccCCCACTTATTTacatgtatctcaccttttttgtaagaggcgctggaagccggcagacccgtcaacggtcctgttctgtctccctgtaatgtttgtctgatcttgaatgggattgtgctgaaaattttaattttcctgaaggaactctcctgaaggaataaataaagtactatctaatctaatctaatgttacACTAACTTTAAAGAGGAGAGCAAGTACGCCAAGGATGATTGCTTCATGGAAAACTAACTGCAGTCTCAGCTGTGTTCCAATATTGTGGTCGGATCCATTAATTAGTGCTGCAAAACACATAAATCAATTAGTAGCCGGGCTTTACAGTGATATATGACATGATCCTACACTATCTTAGTCTCTTGCGCAATGATGGAGTGTCAGGTGATAACTTCATGGCAATAAGACACACAGTACCTGCAAGGTCTAACAAGACCCAATACAAAATATTTGCCTTTAAAATGATCCTCATGTTCAATTTTTTATTGACCCTGGAGGTATTGAATTTATTATTTACTCTACATTTATTGTTGTAATTGTAATTTGCAACAGGTAGATCTCCAGAGTTTTTTTTTGAACGAgatgtttttaatcttttgtccGTCCACTGTAGCCAAATCAGGAAACCAAAACAGTAGAAATGACTCTTCATAATTCAGTACAATAGAGCTTGAAAGAGAAATTTATTTGGTGGTCTGGCTTCATTACTGGTTATATTTGATATGCACCGGAATTGAAAACAACGCAGCTGAAACAATATCCACACCAACTGTACTCCTGTAACATTGGGAACAATTCAATTATGTCAGCAACTCCGTCTTTATTTGTATGGGATTTCCCTCATGGGGAAACCATGGCAACAGATGTCTCATCACCCACATTAGTAACACAGCACAGTGGGAACAGGGCTTGGTGAAGCAGATAGGATGACAGCATTTCCAAAGCGTAGACTAGAACATGATGTACCATTTAACTACAAGTAATGGAACCACCACCAACAACCATGGTGCTAGTATAGTGTGAACACCACTGGTATCATGACATAAATGTGCGTATGTACCTTTTTAGGGCTAAATGCACCAAAGTTACAAAAGCATTACCTATTTGAGGGTACCATGCCAGTTGAAAGTGCAACCTGCCTGGTCCTGCATCTGCTTCCATTCCGCCCAAGACTCAAACCTGGGTCCTACTGAATAAGAGACGAGCGCGCTATAGTCATTAAGCTAAACTTCCAAGCTGTTGGCTCGGTGTCCAGTGCAAGCCTTTAAGGTGTCAGAGAGTGAGGTTTTACCAATGTACACATGGCACAGCCGCACTGGCAGGCCTCCGTTACACAGTTATTTTTCAATTAAAGGTACCCTCCCACCAAGGCCTCTTAATACTGCAGGGAATGATATTACACGGCAAAGTTTGGACTAAATCACATTAATGGACACATAGTTATGGAAAAACTGATCAAGTAAGAATCCCATCTGTACATCTGGATCTCGAACATGGATTACCAACTGGGATTAGCCACCAAAAATAGTGGATGTGCTCATTTTCTCAACAAGCCAAACAACTGTAATTATAATAACATTAGTTCCTTAACAGTTTGCATCATCATAGGTACTGCAGCTACCAGACTTGGTGTCATCATAGACAATGACTTTAACTTGGAAAAACAAATTACGTTTTTCGGTTTTCGACAAAAATCAAAACTTTCTGATCTCTTGATCAAGTTGAACATGTGAACACACTATTATTTTGTTGTGCCTGGACAAGGTTTTTATTCAAATGGCCGTAGAGTTGACAATTCTGTTCGAAGAAGTCTGATTGAACTATCATCCTTGCAGTGGTATCGTCTGATATTAAATATctctcctccctccgtgggagggagacAGTGTTAAGTACCTGCTGAGTGCACAAAAGGTGTGTTGGGAGAATGGATCAATTGCCTTCATCATTACTAAAAGACtattttgtaaaaacaaatagTTTTTAGTGAGTAAGAGATTATTGTTATCCGCTCGCAATTTTGGCTGTCACTAGAAATTGATCGCTGCTTCCTGTTGCTGCTTCCTGGTGTAACGTCACATGTTTAAAAACAGCTGGCATATCTTATTGTATAAAAAGCTATTTATATGCACTCAAGACTCTTTTGCTAATTGTGTTGGTAAGATGTCCCTACATGGGGGACCGGGTTAGTCCGTGCCACAGCATGCCTCCGGCTGACTGAATCCCACCGGTGCAATTTACCAGAAGTTGCCTTGCCCCAGAGGTGTAGTGTTCCACTGGAAAAGGTAATGATCCCTCTGCAGGTTCATATACAGAAATTGTGTCACAACTTTTTTTTACTATCTCTATTTTTTAAAgtttgatgttttttgtttggttttgccGGTGCCAGACCCTCAGACCTCAGTAAACAACACAATAACTGCCATGTTTATTTGTTTATCAGAAGTGACTTAGCATTTTTTGAGAAGGAGAAAGT
The sequence above is drawn from the Nerophis ophidion isolate RoL-2023_Sa linkage group LG03, RoL_Noph_v1.0, whole genome shotgun sequence genome and encodes:
- the ppp1r14d gene encoding protein phosphatase 1 regulatory subunit 14B isoform X1, which codes for MASEANTQSSVMFQTSDKAEEPGHRKLGKLTVKYNRKDLQRRLNIEEWIDEQLHLLFDCEEEDIPELEIDIDELLELSDEGQRLRLKELLQECGKPIEDFVNELLYRIKGLRKMSGPLKK
- the ppp1r14d gene encoding protein phosphatase 1 regulatory subunit 14B isoform X2, translating into MASEANTQSSVMFQTSDKAEEPGHRKLGKLTVKYNRKDLQRRLNIEEWIDEQLHLLFDCEEEDIPELEIDIDELLELSDEGQRLRLKDFVNELLYRIKGLRKMSGPLKK